From the Leifsonia sp. AG29 genome, one window contains:
- the speB gene encoding agmatinase, translated as MNQTPPVGPPDASLQPRYGGFATFARLPRLEDVGRADIAVVGVPFDSGVSYRPGARFGPSQIREASRLLRPYNPAQNVSPFARRQVADAGDIPVNPFDISEAVATIEQEARRLTADGAKLITLGGDHTIALPLIRAAAAQHGPVAVLHFDAHLDTWDTYFGAPVTHGTPFRRASEEGLIDQTASLHVGIRGPLYSRDDLRDDERLGFAIISSVEIEEEGVASAIERMLARLGDRPVYLSIDIDVLDPSHAPGTGTPEAGGLTSRELLRMIRALRATNLVGADVVEVAPAYDHAQITAIAASHVAYEILGVMTPELDD; from the coding sequence ATGAACCAGACCCCGCCCGTCGGCCCCCCGGACGCCAGCCTGCAGCCGCGGTATGGAGGCTTCGCCACGTTCGCGCGCCTCCCGCGCCTCGAAGATGTCGGCCGCGCCGACATCGCGGTGGTCGGGGTGCCGTTCGACAGCGGCGTCAGCTACCGGCCGGGCGCGCGGTTCGGTCCGTCGCAGATCCGGGAGGCGTCGCGCCTCCTCCGCCCGTACAACCCGGCGCAGAACGTGTCGCCGTTCGCGCGGCGGCAGGTCGCCGACGCGGGCGACATCCCGGTCAACCCGTTCGACATCTCGGAGGCGGTCGCCACCATCGAGCAGGAGGCGCGCCGCCTCACCGCCGACGGCGCCAAGCTCATCACGCTCGGGGGCGACCACACCATCGCGCTCCCCCTGATCCGGGCGGCCGCTGCCCAGCACGGGCCGGTCGCCGTCCTCCACTTCGACGCGCACCTCGACACGTGGGACACCTACTTCGGCGCTCCCGTCACGCACGGCACACCGTTCCGCCGCGCCTCCGAGGAGGGGCTCATCGACCAGACCGCGAGCCTGCACGTGGGCATCCGCGGCCCGCTCTACTCGCGCGACGACCTCCGCGACGACGAGCGCCTCGGCTTCGCCATCATCTCGAGCGTCGAGATCGAGGAGGAGGGGGTCGCCTCCGCGATCGAGCGCATGCTCGCGCGCCTCGGCGACCGCCCGGTGTACCTCTCGATCGACATCGACGTGCTCGACCCGTCGCACGCGCCGGGTACCGGCACTCCGGAGGCCGGCGGCCTGACCAGCCGGGAGCTCCTCCGGATGATTCGCGCCCTGCGCGCGACGAACCTCGTCGGCGCCGACGTCGTCGAGGTCGCCCCCGCCTACGACCACGCGCAGATCACGGCGATCGCCGCCTCCCACGTGGCCTACGAGATCCTCGGGGTGATGACCCCCGAGCTCGACGACTGA
- a CDS encoding helix-turn-helix domain-containing protein: MQELRPVTPEPSTLPVRLGARLRASRQAQSLTIAQVAEATGLTKGFVSRIERDETSPSVATLVTLCQVLSMPVGSLFEEVDATVVPLADAPRINFGGHRVAERLITPRSQSRLQMLRSTLESGADGGDELYTINCDVEALHVISGEVTVEFTDRTERLQEGDTLTFPGREPHNWRNDGEGPAEVIWTIVPASWSGSS, encoded by the coding sequence ATGCAAGAACTCCGCCCGGTCACTCCGGAGCCGTCGACGCTGCCTGTGCGTCTCGGGGCTCGCCTCCGCGCCAGCCGGCAGGCGCAGAGTCTCACTATCGCGCAGGTGGCGGAGGCCACCGGGCTCACGAAGGGGTTCGTCAGCCGCATCGAACGCGACGAGACCTCCCCGAGCGTCGCCACCCTCGTCACGCTGTGCCAGGTGCTGTCGATGCCGGTCGGCTCCCTCTTCGAGGAGGTCGACGCGACGGTCGTCCCGCTCGCCGACGCGCCGCGCATCAACTTCGGCGGCCACCGCGTCGCCGAGCGGCTCATCACGCCGCGCAGCCAGTCGCGCCTCCAGATGCTGCGCAGTACGCTCGAGAGCGGCGCCGACGGCGGCGACGAGCTGTACACGATCAACTGCGACGTCGAGGCGCTGCACGTCATCTCCGGCGAGGTCACCGTCGAGTTCACCGACCGCACCGAGCGCCTCCAGGAGGGGGACACGCTCACCTTCCCCGGTCGCGAACCGCACAACTGGCGGAACGACGGGGAGGGCCCCGCCGAGGTGATCTGGACGATCGTGCCGGCCTCGTGGAGCGGGTCGAGCTGA